GCGCGGCGCTCTCACGACGTTCTCGATCGCGAACGACGTCGCGAAGTATTTCGCGATCGTTCCCGCGATGTTCGTAAGCGTGTTCCCCGGCCTCGATCTGCTCAACGTCATGCGCCTGAGTTCACCCGAGTCGGCGATCCTCTCGGCCGTGATCTTCAACGCGCTCATCATCGTTGCGCTCATTCCTCTCGCCCTCAAGGGCGTGAAGTATCGACCGGGTTCTGCAAACCAGCTCCTCGGCCGCAACCTGCTCATCTATGGCCTTGGCGGATTCATCGTTCCGTTCATCGGGATCAAGCTCATCGACCTTGTCGTGAGCATCATTCCCGGGCTCTAACCATGAGGGCCGAGCCGCGAGGGCACCGCTTCTCGTGACCTCTCCGGCTCGGCCCCACCACCACTGTCGTTTTTCTCTCGATTGGAAAACTCATGAACTCGACACTCTCGGGCCTCGTCTCCGCCGTGTGGCGTTCCACGCGCGTTCTTCTTGCCCTTCTCGTTGTGCTTGGCCTGTTTTATCCGGCGGCCGTGTGGGTCGCGGGCCGGGCGTTCGCTCACAATGCCGACGGTTCCATGATGACCCTCGACGGCCGCACCGTCGGGTCGTCCCTGATCGCTCAGGACACGTCGAAGGACCCCGCCCTGTTCCACCCCCGGATGTCGGCGGGCAACTACGACGGTTTGGCTTCGGGCGGCTCGAACTTGAGCCCCGTCGGTGAGGAGATCACCGCGCAGGTCGCCGAGCAGCGTGCCCTTGTCGCCCGCGAGAACGGCGTGGATGAGGCCGTTGTCCCGGCGGATGCGGTGACCGCAAGCAGTTCCGGGCTCGACCCGCACATCAGCCCGGAGTATGCTCGCATCCAGATCGAACGAGTGGCGAAGAACTCGGGGCTTTCGCGGTCGGCTGTTGCACAGCTCGTCAAGAAGCACACCCAGGGGCGAACCCTCGGCTTTGCAGGTGAAGAGGTCGTCAACGTCAATGACCTGAACCTCGACCTGCGTGCGGCGAAGGACTGACATGAACACGGTGCGCGGTGTACTCAAGGTGTATCTGGGGGCTGCCCCCGGCGTAGGTAAAACCTGCGCGATGCTCGAGGAGGCCCATGACCGCCTGAAGGGCGGGGAGGACGTCGTCGTGGGTGTCGTTGAGACCCACGGGCGTTCGGGGACCGCCGTAAGGCTTGAGGGGCTGCCGGTGATTCCGCCTCGGCGGGTGAGCTATCGCGGCTCGACGTATGACGAGCTTGATGTTGCGGCGATTATCGAGCGCAAGCCCGACGTCGTTCTCGTGGACGAGCTCGCTCATACCGTGCACGGTGAGGATACGACGGCGAAGCGCTGGCAGGATGTTCACCGTTTGCTCGATGCGGGCATCAATGTCATCTCGACCGTGAACATTCAGCACCTTGAGTCCCTCAACGACGTGGTCACGACCATTACGGGCCACGTGCAAAACGAGACGATTCCCGATCCGGTCCTGCGCGAAGCGGAGGAGGTCGAGCTGATCGACCTGAGCCCCGATGCTCTGCGCGTCCGGCTGCGGCAAGGGCAGGTGTACGGGCCCGCGACCGTAGATGCGGCGCTCAGCAAGTTCTTCCGCAAGGGGAACCTCACGGCGCTTCGCGAGCTCGCGCTTTTGTGGCTCGCCGATCAGGTCGACGATG
The window above is part of the Dermabacter vaginalis genome. Proteins encoded here:
- a CDS encoding potassium-transporting ATPase subunit C; translation: MNSTLSGLVSAVWRSTRVLLALLVVLGLFYPAAVWVAGRAFAHNADGSMMTLDGRTVGSSLIAQDTSKDPALFHPRMSAGNYDGLASGGSNLSPVGEEITAQVAEQRALVARENGVDEAVVPADAVTASSSGLDPHISPEYARIQIERVAKNSGLSRSAVAQLVKKHTQGRTLGFAGEEVVNVNDLNLDLRAAKD